A genomic window from Pyxicephalus adspersus chromosome 2, UCB_Pads_2.0, whole genome shotgun sequence includes:
- the FGFR1 gene encoding fibroblast growth factor receptor 1 isoform X3: MFSGRSLFLWGVLLGAALSAARPPSTLPDQDALPSAEDEDDDDDNSSSEEKATENSKPNRPYWANPDKMEKKLHAVPAAKTVKFRCPAGGTPSPTLRWLKNGKEFKPDHRIGGYKVRSQTWSLIMDSVVPSDKGNYTCIVENKYGSINHTYQLDVVERSPHRPILQAGLPANTSVTVGSNAEFFCKVYSDPQPHIQWLRHIEINGSKIASDGYPYVEILKTAGVNTTDKEMEVLHLTNVTFEDAGQYTCLAANSIGLSHHSAWLTVLEAVDEKPAHMTSSLHLEIIIYCTGAAIVSAMFVTIIIFKMKHPSKKSDFNSQLAVHKLAKSIPLRRQVTVSADSSSSMNSGVILVRPSRLSSSGTPMLAGVSEYELPEDPRWEVARDRLILGKPLGEGCFGQVVMAEAIGLDKEKPNRVTKVAVKMLKSDASEKDLSDLISEMEMMKMIGKHKNIINLLGACTQDGPLYVIVEYAAKGNLREYLRARRPPGMEYCYNPSCAADEQLTFKDLVSCAYQVARGMEYLASKKCIHRDLAARNVLVTEDNVMKIADFGLARDIHHIDYYKKTTNGRLPVKWMAPEALFDRIYTHQSDVWSFGVLLWEIFTLGGSPYPGVPMEELFKLLKEGHRMDKPSNCTNELYMMMRDCWHAVPCQRPTFVQLVEDLDRIVALSSNQEYLDLAMPVSQYSPCFPDTRSSTCSSGEDSVFSHDPLPDEPCLPKYANGGLKKR; the protein is encoded by the exons ATAAGATGGAGAAGAAACTTCATGCCGTACCAGCAGCCAAAACAGTGAAATTCAGGTGTCCGGCAGGCGGGACACCTTCACCCACGCTACGCTGGCTGAAGAATGGCAAGGAGTTTAAACCAGATCACCGCATCGGTGGTTATAAG GTTCGTTCTCAGACGTGGAGTCTTATAATGGATTCAGTTGTTCCATCTGACAAGGGAAATTACACCTGTATCGTAGAGAACAAGTACGGCAGTATTAACCACACTTACCAGCTGGATGTAGTCG agcgtTCACCTCACCGCCCAATCCTTCAAGCTGGCCTTCCAGCGAATACATCCGTCACTGTTGGGAGCAATGCTGAATTCTTCTGCAAAGTGTACAGCGATCCACAGCCTCACATACAATGGCTCAGGCATATTGAAATCAACGGGAGCAAAATAGCCTCAGATGGCTATCCCTACGTTGAGATTCTGAAG ACTGCAGGAGTCAACACCACCGACAAGGAGATGGAGGTTCTCCACCTGACGAATGTTACTTTTGAGGATGCTGGCCAGTATACCTGCCTGGCCGCTAACTCCATTGGGCTCTCTCATCATTCTGCATGGTTGACCGTTCTTGAAG CTGTGGATGAGAAACCTGCACACATGACGTCCTCATTACACCTTgaaattataatttattgcacGGGGGCTGCCATCGTATCTGCTATGTTTGTGACCATCATCATCTTCAAGATGAAGCATCCATCCAAGAAGTCTGACTTCAACAGCCAGCTAGCTGTCCACAAGCTGGCCAAGAGCATTCCACTCCGCAGACAGGTAACAG TGTCTGCAGATTCCAGTTCTTCAATGAATTCTGGAGTAATATTGGTAAGGCCTTCTCGGCTGTCATCAAGTGGCACACCAATGCTTGCTGGTGTGTCTGAATATGAACTTCCTGAAGATCCTAGATGGGAAGTAGCAAGAGACCG ATTGATCCTCGGAAAGCCTCTAGGAGAAGGCTGCTTTGGTCAAGTTGTCATGGCAGAGGCCATCGGGCTTGACAAGGAAAAACCAAACCGGGTCACAAAAGTTGCTGTCAAAATGCTTAAAT CTGATGCTAGCGAGAAAGATCTGTCTGACCTCATTTCAGAAATGGAGATGATGAAAATGATTggaaagcataaaaatataattaatctTCTTGGGGCCTGCACCCAGGATG GTCCTTTATATGTGATTGTTGAATATGCTGCTAAAGGAAATCTTCGTGAATATCTCCGTGCCAGGCGTCCACCTGGTATGGAATATTGCTATAATCCTAGTTGTGCTGCCGATGAACAGCTCACCTTCAAAGACCTGGTCTCCTGTGCCTATCAAGTGGCAAGAGGCATGGAATATCTCGCTTCcaaaaag TGCATCCATAGAGATCTTGCTGCTCGGAATGTCCTTGTAACTGAGGATAATGTAATGAAAATTGCTGATTTTGGTCTTGCTCGTGATATCCACCATATTGACTATTACAAAAAGACAACAAAT GGCCGACTGCCAGTAAAATGGATGGCTCCTGAAGCTCTATTTGACCGAATTTATACCCATCAAAGTGATGT GTGGTCATTTGGTGTATTGCTTTGGGAAATCTTTACACTTGGAGGCTCGCCATATCCTGGGGTCCCAATGGAGGAACTATTTAAGTTACTAAAGGAAGGACATCGGATGGACAAGCCCTCAAATTGCACCAATGAACT ATACATGATGATGAGAGACTGCTGGCACGCGGTGCCGTGCCAGAGACCCACTTTTGTACAGCTGGTGGAAGATCTTGACCGTATAGTGGCTCTTAGTTCTAACCAG GAGTACCTCGATTTGGCCATGCCAGTCAGTCAGTATTCTCCTTGTTTCCCAGACACAAGAAGCTCCACGTGTTCTTCGGGAGAAGATTCAGTTTTTTCCCACGATCCCTTACCAGACGAACCTTGTCTTCCCAAATACGCCAATGGAGGACTTAAAAAACGTTGA